The sequence GACGAGCGGGCCGGACCGGGGGAGGGCGGGGCGCGGCTCAGTCGTCGCTGGCAGCGGCCGCCTTCTTCCGCGCGACTTCCTCGCGCACCTCGGCCACCAGGAACGTGCAGGCTTCCGCGCAGGGCATCCCGCCGGGCACGCCGTCCAGGAACGAGTGCGTCAGCCGCTCCCCGGCCCACAGGCGCGTGCGCAGGCAGGCGCCGCACACGCGGGTCGCGACCCGCTCGACCTGTTCGGGCACGGCGCGCTGCACCTTCGCGTAGATGCCCGTCTGCCGCCGCGCGGTGGTCGCCCAGGGCGTGGGGCGCAGCGCGTGGCAGCTGTGCGCGTACGTTTCCTCGACCATCGCCGGGTACGCGTAGTGCACGGCGCGCCGCAGGTCCGCCTCGTTCAGCACGGCCCGCCAGCCGCGCGGCACGCTACGCAGCGTATGCACCGGTCGGTGCTCGCCGCCGTCCGTGACGCGCACCTGGTCCCGCACGCCCTCCGGCGTGACCAGCGTCATCAGGTCCCCGCCGGGGCGGCCTTCATCCAGCTGGTGGCGGACCTCGAACACGCCCAGTTCCGGCGTGATCAGCAGTTCCCCGATGCGGGTGCCGGCGCGGGCGCGGCTCAGGAACGCCTGCCAGGCGGCTTCGTGGCCCCGCTCGGCGTCCCCGCCGGGTCCGAGCGTGCCGCGCGCTTCCTCCGCCAGGTGCACGATCACGTCCGCGATGGCCGCGTGCGTCCCGACGGGCCGCGCGTAGAGCACCTGCTGCGGCCCGTGCGGGTTGCCCGGGAAGTCCGTGACCTGGCCGGTCAGGCCCAGGTCCTGCGGGATGGTCTCTAGGGTGTGCCAGCCCTCCGAGGCGAAGAACGGCACGATCACCACGCGCGGGGCGCGCACCCGGTCCGGCCAGCCGTTCACGCGCGGCTCCTCATCCAGGAACAGGGCGTGCACCTCGCTGAACAGGCCCGTACCGGCCAAGCGCGCGGCGTTCTCGTGAATGACCCGGCTGCTGTTC comes from Deinococcus radiotolerans and encodes:
- a CDS encoding DR2241 family protein; this translates as MAGQRGRYSCRGMRSLVLIGHGSHLNSDSARAVFRYADLLRGAGLFDEVIEGYWKEEPSLRQVLRTTASTDVTVIPMFISEGYFTETVIPRELGLGHQGPVPPEGIARVIGGRTVRYTLPYGVHPAMTDVIVARAREVLPELGADGPADGIETALIVLGHGTTRNENSSRVIHENAARLAGTGLFSEVHALFLDEEPRVNGWPDRVRAPRVVIVPFFASEGWHTLETIPQDLGLTGQVTDFPGNPHGPQQVLYARPVGTHAAIADVIVHLAEEARGTLGPGGDAERGHEAAWQAFLSRARAGTRIGELLITPELGVFEVRHQLDEGRPGGDLMTLVTPEGVRDQVRVTDGGEHRPVHTLRSVPRGWRAVLNEADLRRAVHYAYPAMVEETYAHSCHALRPTPWATTARRQTGIYAKVQRAVPEQVERVATRVCGACLRTRLWAGERLTHSFLDGVPGGMPCAEACTFLVAEVREEVARKKAAAASDD